The genomic DNA TCCTGCTGGCCCTCTGGGTACAGCTGACAACGAGgctccatccccccctccccccaccctgcCCACCACCCTCCAGGAAACCCCGAGTGGTCATCCTGGACTGACACTCACTGGGCTGATGGGTCTCCCACTGAGACCTCTCAGCTCAGTGATGGCggtggaaggggagggggaggcagttGGGGTGAGCCCACCCATAGAAGGTGAAATAGATCCAGGGGTGGCTGAGCTCCTGGGGTCAGGGGAAGAGAGAACAGAGGCCATGAGAACATCGCAGCGGTTTTATCTTCGGCTCGTACAGTGGCTGGGACGCAAGAGACGAACTGGGAGAGCACCAAGATCAACTGAACTCCATGCCAAAGTTCACTATGGACTACGAACGGAAGCCCCACCCCATGACCCGAAGACAGCTCGGAAGAGGTTTGCAGAGTTGATGCGTCGTGCAGCCCGTGGTGGGTCGTGGGAGGAAGGACGCACACTTTTGGTACAACAAGAGAGCGGGTATTCATCTCCTAACATATCAGCACAGCACACACCCACAGCTCACCATCGCATAGTCAATCCCCCGGGATTCAGAAGGTCCCTAGAACTTTCCCCACAGAGAGCCATGCCATCCACTAGACCACGAATGTCCCTCCCTGCAGATCACCTACGACGGACAATAGACGGCCGCTTTTCTGCTCAAGCCATAGAACGTCGACGGAGGTTATCCCGTGGGAAGACAATTAGCCAAGATGATGGATTCCCTCCAGTAACTTCCCAGACCCTACCCACTCCACAAGAAACGAGTATAGGTGCTCGGACCAGTATTGTTCCCGTGGTCACAAGTGCCCGTAGGATGTCAAGGCCGGGTTCTTCGAGTAGAGAAGAGAGTACGGGAGAAGAGAGTGGATTTGAAGAGGAAGAACCTGTAGAAGTTCGAGTCCCACCTCTAGTCTTAGAGGAAAGGAGAGACTCTGGGTCATCCACAACACAGACAGCAACGATCCATGACCCTCTGGCAGAATGGTCAATCCCAAGGGACCAGTTACTTTTTGGACATGTCCTTCGAAGGGGAACAACAACACATATTTATAGGTAATAAATCAAATAAGCTGAGATTGAGATGATGCTAGTCTAATGCTTTCTTAACTTCATGTTTAATCTTTCTGAATCAGTGTTGATATTTCTTGGCATGAATGATTCTTTTCAATATAGCCAGCAACTTGTCAATGGAAACATATGTCATTATACATTAGTGTATTAattgttcttttcatcttcacagGGGTCGTTGGCATGGTGATGTTATGATCCATACCTTTGATGGCTCAGATTCAACAACGGAGAGACGTTTTTGGAATCTAGTCGGGAGCCTTTCCATGATACGTCATGAGAACATAGTGCTCTTCATGGGAGCTTGCATGGTGCCTCCGAACCTGGCCATTGTTACGGGTGTGCGCAGAGGCATGTCGCTGTACCAGCATACCACTGCAAGGGGATCTATTCCATATCCTTCTAGGGTCAATATTGCAAGACAGGTGAGTGGAAAGAAAGGCAATAAGTATTGTAATTGGTACAGTGAGAGAGCCAGGTGTGTTTATTTT from Macrobrachium nipponense isolate FS-2020 chromosome 22, ASM1510439v2, whole genome shotgun sequence includes the following:
- the LOC135198440 gene encoding kinase suppressor of Ras 2-like, whose translation is MGLPLRPLSSVMAVEGEGEAVGVSPPIEGEIDPGVAELLGSGEERTEAMRTSQRFYLRLVQWLGRKRRTGRAPRSTELHAKVHYGLRTEAPPHDPKTARKRFAELMRRAARGGSWEEGRTLLVQQESGYSSPNISAQHTPTAHHRIVNPPGFRRSLELSPQRAMPSTRPRMSLPADHLRRTIDGRFSAQAIERRRRLSRGKTISQDDGFPPVTSQTLPTPQETSIGARTSIVPVVTSARRMSRPGSSSREESTGEESGFEEEEPVEVRVPPLVLEERRDSGSSTTQTATIHDPLAEWSIPRDQLLFGHVLRRGTTTHIYRGRWHGDVMIHTFDGSDSTTERRFWNLVGSLSMIRHENIVLFMGACMVPPNLAIVTGVRRGMSLYQHTTARGSIPYPSRVNIARQVAQAMSYLHSRGIIHGRLNSRNVFLEAKIKLSLLDHSMAESGPSGELTGCMAQGLLTYLPPEMMRTVQVSPPQVTVMAPPTQQSDVYMYGTLLYELFAEASPFATQNPHAVIFQVGTCRRPSTAELQCTQNLKTLISECWDGEAAQRPVFPDILKTLQQTLSLHRAHSTSEPERLNRIGVSNRLTC